In a single window of the Streptacidiphilus sp. P02-A3a genome:
- a CDS encoding transglutaminase-like domain-containing protein: MTEQSRKRFAAEARAERPDPVLLCLLMGFEADLGAASADSGPDSGPDSGPGGGLEAAIAPSLETLGKLAGRAAAELAAAGGGPVPPARAAGLLAGALAGAADLRGGPSAYRRLESSLLHQVLRTGRGLPIMLSLVWIHVGQSLGLPVYGVALPGHFVVGVGDPDGEYVLADPFRGGQPLTHRDAEAIVAEAGYPLDPEMLRPAEPVDIVLRVLGNIRSWATARPEHARTQLWATELSLLLPRHPAQLRLERGELLVRTGHFVEGAVEMESYARILDAFDPESAARVRLDAKAARHRLN; the protein is encoded by the coding sequence ATGACCGAGCAGAGCAGGAAGCGGTTCGCCGCCGAGGCGAGGGCCGAGCGGCCCGACCCGGTGCTGCTGTGCCTGCTCATGGGTTTCGAGGCGGACCTCGGCGCCGCGAGCGCCGACAGCGGCCCGGACAGCGGACCGGACAGCGGCCCCGGCGGCGGCCTGGAGGCGGCGATCGCGCCCAGCCTGGAGACCCTCGGCAAGCTGGCCGGACGCGCCGCCGCCGAGCTGGCGGCAGCCGGGGGCGGACCGGTGCCGCCCGCCCGGGCGGCCGGGCTGCTGGCGGGCGCGCTGGCGGGCGCGGCCGACCTGCGCGGCGGCCCGAGCGCCTACCGGCGGCTGGAGTCCTCGCTGCTGCACCAGGTGCTGCGGACCGGCCGGGGCCTGCCGATCATGCTCTCGCTGGTCTGGATCCACGTCGGCCAAAGCCTGGGCCTGCCGGTCTACGGGGTGGCCCTGCCCGGCCACTTCGTGGTCGGCGTCGGCGACCCGGACGGCGAGTACGTGCTGGCGGACCCGTTCCGGGGCGGGCAGCCGCTGACCCACCGGGACGCCGAGGCGATCGTCGCCGAGGCCGGCTACCCGCTGGACCCGGAGATGCTGCGCCCGGCCGAGCCGGTGGACATCGTGCTGCGGGTCCTCGGCAACATCCGCAGCTGGGCCACCGCCCGCCCGGAGCACGCCCGCACCCAGCTGTGGGCGACCGAGCTGTCGCTGCTGCTCCCCCGGCACCCGGCGCAGCTGCGCCTGGAGCGCGGCGAACTGCTGGTGCGCACCGGGCACTTCGTCGAGGGGGCGGTGGAGATGGAGTCCTACGCGCGGATCCTGGACGCCTTCGATCCGGAGTCGGCGGCCCGGGTCCGGCTGGACGCCAAGGCCGCCCGGCACCGGCTGAACTGA
- a CDS encoding GNAT family N-acetyltransferase, with amino-acid sequence MADNTIGRGRAEVQITPADLGRRVSVRRVSEVRDGRPVFSDVVGVLTSWDKGVLTVLGRDAEPRQIAEESLVAAKAVPPAPVRRGERAVAAHLAVGSAELQRIAGRGWPGTETAALGGWVLRAAKGFTNRANSVLPASDPGLPLDQALERVRDWYGGFGLPAVVQTDLEDPLDAALAERGWAPSASALFQTAPLAPLVDDRAAAAAGVLLSREPGPGWLARYRRVRHPDLAPTALAVLTGGPSVWFATVPGAPGEAPAAIGRCAVDGRWVGLAALEVAPDQRRRGLATAVTAALARAAADEGADLAYLQVEPENENAIRLYDRLGFRTHHRYHYRRRPEA; translated from the coding sequence ATGGCGGACAACACTATCGGACGTGGACGAGCAGAGGTCCAGATCACCCCAGCTGACCTGGGAAGACGTGTCTCCGTACGGCGAGTCTCGGAGGTCCGCGACGGCCGTCCGGTGTTCAGCGATGTGGTCGGCGTGCTCACATCGTGGGACAAAGGGGTACTCACGGTACTGGGACGGGACGCCGAACCCCGGCAGATCGCCGAGGAGTCGCTGGTCGCGGCCAAGGCGGTACCCCCGGCTCCGGTTCGCCGGGGCGAGCGCGCGGTGGCCGCGCACCTGGCCGTGGGCAGCGCCGAGTTGCAGCGGATCGCCGGGCGCGGCTGGCCCGGCACCGAGACCGCCGCCCTCGGCGGCTGGGTCCTGCGGGCCGCGAAGGGCTTCACCAACCGGGCCAACTCGGTGCTGCCCGCAAGCGATCCGGGCCTGCCGCTGGACCAGGCGCTGGAGCGGGTCCGCGACTGGTACGGCGGTTTCGGCCTGCCCGCCGTGGTGCAGACCGACCTGGAGGACCCGCTGGACGCCGCGCTCGCCGAACGCGGCTGGGCCCCGAGTGCCTCCGCGCTGTTCCAGACCGCGCCGCTGGCACCGCTGGTGGACGACCGGGCGGCAGCGGCGGCCGGGGTGCTGCTCAGCCGCGAGCCCGGCCCGGGCTGGCTGGCCCGCTACCGCCGGGTGCGGCACCCCGATCTCGCCCCGACCGCGCTGGCGGTGCTCACCGGCGGCCCCTCGGTCTGGTTCGCCACGGTGCCGGGCGCGCCGGGCGAGGCCCCGGCGGCGATCGGCCGCTGCGCCGTGGACGGCCGCTGGGTCGGGCTGGCCGCGCTGGAGGTCGCCCCGGACCAGCGGCGGCGCGGCCTGGCCACCGCCGTCACCGCCGCGCTCGCCCGCGCCGCCGCCGACGAGGGCGCCGACCTGGCGTACCTCCAGGTCGAGCCGGAGAACGAGAACGCGATCCGGCTCTACGACCGACTGGGCTTCCGGACCCACCACCGCTACCACTACCGGCGCCGGCCGGAGGCGTAG
- the fdxA gene encoding ferredoxin, whose product MTYVIAQPCVDVKDKACIEECPVDCIYEGQRSLYIHPDECVDCGACEPVCPVEAIFYEDDTPEEWKDYYRANVDFFDDLGSPGGASKLGVIEKDHPLIAALPPQNH is encoded by the coding sequence GTGACCTACGTCATCGCGCAGCCTTGTGTCGACGTCAAGGACAAGGCGTGCATCGAGGAATGCCCTGTCGACTGCATCTACGAGGGCCAGCGGTCCTTGTACATCCACCCCGACGAGTGTGTCGACTGTGGTGCGTGTGAGCCGGTCTGTCCGGTTGAGGCCATCTTCTACGAGGATGACACGCCGGAGGAGTGGAAGGACTACTACCGGGCGAACGTCGACTTCTTCGACGACCTGGGCTCGCCCGGCGGCGCCTCCAAGCTCGGCGTGATCGAGAAGGACCACCCGCTGATCGCGGCCCTTCCGCCGCAGAACCACTGA
- the dapC gene encoding succinyldiaminopimelate transaminase, whose translation MPLPGGAARRVSERLPVFPWDRLEPYKATALGHPDGIVDLSVGTPVDPVPRAVQEALAAAADSPGYPTVWGTPALRDALVGWAERRLGATGLTHRHVLPLVGSKELVASLPTQLGLGPGDRVAYPRLAYPTYEVGARLARADHVVYQDPWELDPAGLKLLWLNSPSNPTGRVLGVAELRRAVDWARAHGVLVVSDECYLELGWETEPVSVLHPDVSGGDTTGLVAVHSLSKRSNLAGYRSAFLVGDPAVLGELLEVRKHSGLIVPAPVQAATVAALADTAHVAEQRSRYAARREALRGALESCGFRIEHSEASLYLWATRDEPCWDTVAELAKHGVLVAPGEFYGEAGRNYVRVAFTATDERVRAAVRRLA comes from the coding sequence CTGCCCCTCCCCGGAGGGGCGGCGCGCCGCGTTTCGGAACGACTGCCGGTGTTCCCCTGGGACCGGCTGGAACCGTACAAGGCCACCGCCCTCGGGCACCCCGACGGGATCGTGGACCTGTCCGTCGGCACGCCGGTCGACCCGGTGCCGCGGGCCGTCCAGGAGGCGCTGGCCGCTGCCGCCGACAGCCCCGGCTATCCCACGGTGTGGGGTACCCCGGCGCTGCGCGACGCCCTGGTCGGCTGGGCCGAGCGACGGCTCGGCGCCACCGGGCTGACCCACCGGCACGTGCTGCCGCTGGTCGGCTCCAAGGAACTGGTCGCCTCGCTGCCGACGCAGCTGGGCCTGGGTCCGGGCGACCGGGTGGCCTACCCGCGGCTGGCGTATCCGACCTACGAGGTCGGCGCGCGGCTGGCCCGGGCGGACCACGTGGTCTACCAGGACCCGTGGGAGCTGGACCCGGCCGGGCTGAAGCTGCTCTGGCTGAACTCGCCGTCCAACCCGACCGGCCGGGTGCTGGGCGTCGCCGAGCTGCGGCGCGCCGTGGACTGGGCGCGGGCGCACGGAGTGCTCGTGGTCAGCGACGAGTGCTACCTGGAGCTGGGCTGGGAGACCGAACCGGTCTCGGTGCTGCACCCGGACGTCTCCGGCGGCGACACCACCGGCCTGGTGGCGGTGCACTCGCTGTCCAAGCGCTCCAACCTGGCGGGCTACCGCTCGGCCTTCCTGGTCGGGGACCCGGCGGTGCTGGGCGAGCTGCTGGAGGTCCGCAAGCACAGCGGCCTGATAGTGCCCGCACCGGTGCAGGCCGCCACGGTGGCCGCGCTCGCGGACACCGCTCACGTCGCGGAGCAGCGCTCTCGCTACGCCGCCCGGCGTGAGGCGCTGCGCGGCGCGCTGGAGTCCTGCGGGTTCCGGATCGAGCACTCGGAGGCCAGCCTCTACCTGTGGGCGACCCGGGACGAGCCCTGCTGGGACACCGTGGCCGAACTCGCCAAGCACGGCGTACTGGTGGCCCCGGGCGAGTTCTACGGCGAGGCCGGGCGGAACTACGTCCGGGTCGCCTTCACCGCGACCGACGAGCGGGTACGGGCCGCCGTGCGGCGGCTGGCCTGA
- a CDS encoding heavy metal transporter, whose translation MGLTEMMSSGAHAPAPRRRRRWLGCLPLVVLLVVAVGVGWYLGVHQNLLPQQVVEGCVATTGDGIVDLDVDQMQNASTITAVSVSRDLPEWAATVALATAMQESQLVNLSGGDLDSVGLFQQRPSQGWGEASQIEDPVYATDKFLDRLVAVPGYAELPLTVAAQDVQHSGYPDAYAQHEPDATVLSGALSGRIPAAETCQVNSVGAAASASAGASAYSGQLTKEFGRTVSPTVLPLPSGSGSGSASGSASASPSAATDAQLTVSAEPGLTTAAQRGWAVAVWSVAHCQDLHVSAVRYAGKQWTAANSTAGWQPVAAASGSAAPTGSAAGTSSVLITVAAH comes from the coding sequence GTGGGTCTGACGGAGATGATGAGTTCCGGCGCCCACGCGCCGGCACCCCGTCGTCGGCGCCGGTGGCTGGGTTGCCTGCCCCTGGTGGTGCTGCTGGTGGTCGCGGTCGGCGTCGGCTGGTACCTGGGCGTGCACCAGAACCTGCTGCCGCAGCAGGTGGTCGAGGGCTGCGTCGCGACCACCGGCGACGGCATCGTCGACCTGGACGTGGACCAGATGCAGAACGCCTCCACGATCACCGCCGTGAGCGTCTCCCGCGACCTGCCGGAGTGGGCCGCGACCGTGGCCCTGGCGACCGCCATGCAGGAGTCCCAGCTGGTGAACCTGAGCGGCGGCGACCTGGACTCGGTCGGGCTGTTCCAGCAGCGCCCCTCGCAGGGCTGGGGCGAGGCCAGCCAGATCGAGGACCCGGTGTACGCCACCGACAAGTTCCTGGACCGGCTGGTGGCCGTGCCCGGCTACGCCGAGCTGCCGCTGACCGTGGCCGCCCAGGACGTCCAGCACAGCGGCTACCCGGACGCCTACGCGCAGCACGAGCCGGACGCCACGGTGCTCTCCGGCGCGCTCAGCGGCCGGATCCCGGCCGCGGAGACCTGCCAGGTGAACAGCGTCGGCGCGGCGGCCTCGGCCTCGGCCGGGGCGAGTGCCTACTCGGGGCAGCTGACCAAGGAGTTCGGCCGGACGGTCAGCCCGACCGTGCTGCCGCTGCCGAGCGGCTCCGGCTCCGGTTCGGCCTCCGGTTCGGCCTCCGCCTCGCCCTCGGCGGCGACCGACGCGCAGCTGACCGTGTCGGCCGAGCCGGGGCTGACCACCGCCGCCCAGCGGGGCTGGGCGGTGGCCGTCTGGTCCGTGGCGCACTGCCAGGACCTGCACGTCTCGGCGGTGCGGTACGCGGGCAAGCAGTGGACCGCGGCGAACTCGACCGCGGGCTGGCAGCCGGTGGCCGCCGCGAGCGGTTCGGCCGCGCCGACCGGATCGGCCGCCGGTACGTCCTCGGTGCTGATCACGGTGGCCGCCCACTAG
- the folP gene encoding dihydropteroate synthase, with protein sequence MALVLGPRTFGADEPVIMAIVNRTPDSFFDQGATFTDDAAFAAADRAVREGAAILDIGGVKAGPGEEVTTEEELRRTVPFVAELRKRHPDTVISVDTWRHEVGEAVCEAGADLLNDAWGGVDPLLAEVAGRYRVGIVCTHAGGAEPRTRPHRVAYPDVMADILERTLALAERAVALGVPRESVLIDPGHDFGKNTRHSLEATRRLPEMTATGWPVLVSLSNKDFVGETLDRPVGERLLGTLATTAVSAWLGAQVYRVHQVAETKQVLDMVASIQGTRPPAVARRGLA encoded by the coding sequence ATGGCTCTCGTACTCGGACCGAGGACTTTCGGCGCGGACGAACCGGTCATCATGGCCATTGTCAACCGCACCCCGGACTCCTTCTTCGACCAGGGCGCCACCTTCACCGACGACGCCGCCTTCGCCGCCGCCGACCGGGCGGTCCGCGAGGGGGCGGCCATCCTGGACATCGGCGGGGTCAAGGCCGGGCCCGGCGAGGAGGTCACCACCGAGGAGGAGCTGCGCCGCACCGTCCCGTTCGTGGCCGAGCTGCGCAAGCGCCACCCGGACACCGTGATCAGCGTGGACACCTGGCGGCACGAGGTCGGCGAGGCCGTCTGCGAGGCCGGGGCGGACCTGCTGAACGACGCCTGGGGCGGGGTGGACCCGCTGCTGGCGGAGGTCGCCGGGCGGTACCGGGTCGGCATCGTGTGCACCCACGCGGGCGGCGCGGAGCCGCGCACCCGCCCGCACCGGGTGGCCTACCCGGACGTGATGGCCGACATCCTGGAGCGGACGCTGGCGCTGGCCGAGCGGGCGGTGGCGCTGGGCGTGCCGCGGGAGTCGGTGCTGATCGACCCGGGGCACGACTTCGGCAAGAACACCCGGCACTCGCTGGAGGCCACCCGGCGGCTGCCGGAGATGACCGCGACCGGCTGGCCGGTGCTGGTGTCGCTGTCCAACAAGGACTTCGTCGGCGAGACGCTGGACCGCCCGGTGGGTGAGCGGCTGCTGGGCACGCTGGCCACCACCGCCGTCTCGGCGTGGCTGGGCGCGCAGGTGTACCGCGTGCACCAGGTCGCCGAGACGAAGCAGGTGCTGGACATGGTCGCCTCGATCCAGGGCACCCGGCCGCCGGCGGTGGCCCGGCGCGGGCTGGCCTGA
- a CDS encoding DNA-3-methyladenine glycosylase I, whose product MSDALPGPDGLLRCPWALSTVDYAPYHDQEWGRPVHGEQALYERLCLEAFQSGLSWITILRRREGFRRAFAGFDPAAVAAFDDADVERLLADEGIIRNRAKVLASIGNARAVLELDGGLDELIWSFAPARSERPKRLADVPAVTPESTALAKELKRRGLRFVGPTTAYALMQACGLVDDHLADCHVSF is encoded by the coding sequence GTGAGCGACGCCCTGCCGGGCCCCGACGGCCTGCTGCGCTGCCCCTGGGCGCTGTCGACCGTGGACTACGCGCCCTACCACGACCAGGAGTGGGGCCGCCCGGTCCACGGCGAGCAGGCACTGTACGAGCGGCTGTGCCTGGAGGCCTTCCAGTCCGGGCTGTCCTGGATCACCATCCTGCGCCGCCGCGAGGGCTTCCGCCGGGCGTTCGCGGGCTTCGACCCGGCGGCGGTCGCCGCGTTCGACGACGCGGACGTGGAGCGGCTGCTCGCGGACGAGGGCATCATCCGCAACCGGGCCAAGGTGCTGGCGTCCATCGGCAACGCCCGGGCGGTGCTGGAGCTCGACGGCGGGCTCGACGAGCTGATCTGGTCCTTCGCCCCGGCCCGGAGCGAGCGTCCGAAGCGGCTGGCCGACGTCCCGGCGGTGACCCCGGAGTCCACGGCGCTCGCCAAGGAGCTCAAGCGCCGCGGACTGCGGTTCGTCGGCCCGACCACCGCCTACGCGCTGATGCAGGCCTGCGGCCTGGTGGACGACCACCTGGCCGACTGCCACGTCAGCTTCTGA
- a CDS encoding enoyl-CoA hydratase-related protein, whose translation MADSVLYELTDGLAVVTINRPEAMNALDTPTKVALRDAMATAKEDRAVRAVLLTGAGERAFCVGQDLKEHLGKLVSAREGGAPPLTTVHDHYNPLVTAIATMPKPVVAGINGVAAGAGASLAWACDFRVLADHGGFNTSFAGVALTADSGASWTLPRLVGHAKATELLMFPQTVPAAEALALGLAHRVVPGAELAATALELARTLAAGPTVAYGALKESLAYGASHSLVETLAKEDELQTRAGASADHWIAVQAFLAKEQPKYTGT comes from the coding sequence ATGGCCGACAGCGTTCTGTACGAGCTCACGGATGGGCTCGCGGTCGTCACCATCAACCGGCCCGAGGCGATGAACGCCCTCGACACGCCGACCAAGGTCGCGCTGCGGGACGCGATGGCCACCGCCAAGGAGGACCGGGCGGTACGGGCGGTGCTGCTCACCGGGGCGGGCGAGCGGGCCTTCTGCGTCGGTCAGGACCTGAAGGAGCACCTGGGCAAGCTGGTGAGCGCCCGGGAGGGCGGCGCGCCGCCGCTGACCACCGTGCACGACCACTACAACCCGCTGGTCACCGCGATCGCGACGATGCCGAAGCCGGTGGTGGCCGGGATCAACGGGGTGGCCGCGGGCGCCGGCGCCAGCCTGGCCTGGGCCTGCGACTTCCGGGTGCTGGCCGACCACGGCGGCTTCAACACCTCGTTCGCCGGGGTGGCGCTCACCGCCGACTCGGGCGCCTCGTGGACCCTCCCCCGGCTGGTCGGCCACGCCAAGGCCACCGAGCTGCTGATGTTCCCGCAGACCGTCCCGGCCGCCGAGGCGCTGGCGCTGGGCCTGGCGCACCGGGTGGTCCCCGGCGCCGAGCTGGCCGCGACCGCGCTGGAGCTGGCCAGGACCCTGGCCGCCGGTCCGACCGTGGCCTACGGGGCGCTCAAGGAGTCACTGGCCTACGGCGCCTCGCACTCGCTGGTGGAGACCCTGGCCAAGGAGGACGAGCTGCAGACCCGGGCCGGGGCCTCGGCCGACCACTGGATCGCGGTGCAGGCCTTCCTGGCCAAGGAGCAGCCGAAGTACACCGGCACCTGA
- a CDS encoding DivIVA domain-containing protein, whose protein sequence is MFWLILVVIVLVVGAAALVALGGGGSLPDVEHDRLAADLPLERQLDRADVDGLRFPMAVRGYRMDEVDDVLDRLGVELSHRDLRIGELEAALAAALDSSSGGTPGTVLLAPRTGQATQTAPTARPERTEPTAPETAAEPAEPAAETAAEPAEPGEQEQS, encoded by the coding sequence GTGTTCTGGTTGATCCTGGTCGTCATCGTGCTGGTGGTGGGCGCTGCCGCGCTGGTCGCGCTGGGTGGCGGCGGCTCGCTGCCGGACGTGGAGCACGACCGGCTGGCCGCCGACCTGCCGCTGGAGCGGCAGCTGGACCGGGCCGACGTGGACGGGCTGCGCTTCCCGATGGCGGTGCGCGGCTACCGGATGGACGAGGTGGACGACGTGCTCGACCGGCTCGGCGTCGAGCTGTCGCACCGCGACCTGCGGATCGGGGAGCTGGAGGCCGCCCTGGCCGCCGCCCTGGACAGCTCGTCCGGCGGCACGCCGGGCACCGTGCTGCTCGCCCCGCGGACCGGCCAGGCCACGCAGACCGCCCCGACCGCGCGGCCGGAGCGGACCGAGCCGACCGCGCCGGAGACCGCAGCCGAGCCCGCCGAGCCCGCAGCCGAGACCGCAGCCGAGCCCGCCGAGCCCGGCGAGCAGGAGCAGTCGTGA
- a CDS encoding DUF2079 domain-containing protein — translation MSRSLTQPVSVAPPRPDAVGGWWQRTWVRPRVQAWVLAGVFFAAYCAISVRRHQRFQSTGYDLGIFEQAIRAYAHGRLPVTPLKGPGFDLLGDHFHPLLVIFAPFYRLFPTPLTLLVGQAAVTAVAVVPLVLWAHRVRGPRASAWVGLSFGASWGLAEMIHFDFHEVCLAVPLLAFALAAAGERRWRAAALWGLPLLLVKEDLGLTLAMLGGYIAWRGPRRLGWSLAAAGVLGSALEVLVILPSVNANGSFDYWNEISSGGTVAVPGHHLSLLATGLHFFWPPVKYWTVLMLLAPTGFLALRSPLALLLLPTLGWRFVSANASYYGTSEHYSAVLMPIVFAAAIEAMDRDGALLGARGLRRRCGLGLAVTLGTLPLHPLVELVEPGTWTTPAHVRIAARIMALIPDGATVEATNRLAPQLTDRATVTLICQQTPPPPKPPQWVLFDATDPTKFPCPMPRIAAEVAADQGSGQYRLVTRQDGITLLRLNP, via the coding sequence ATGAGCCGGTCCCTGACCCAGCCCGTGTCCGTCGCCCCACCCCGGCCGGACGCCGTCGGCGGCTGGTGGCAGCGAACCTGGGTGCGGCCCAGGGTCCAGGCCTGGGTGCTGGCCGGGGTGTTCTTCGCGGCGTACTGCGCGATCTCCGTCCGGCGGCATCAGCGCTTCCAGTCCACCGGCTACGACCTGGGGATATTCGAGCAGGCGATCCGCGCCTACGCCCACGGCCGGCTCCCGGTCACCCCCCTCAAGGGGCCCGGGTTCGACCTGCTGGGGGACCACTTCCACCCGCTGCTGGTGATCTTCGCGCCGTTCTACCGGCTGTTCCCGACGCCGCTGACGCTGCTGGTCGGCCAGGCGGCGGTGACCGCGGTGGCGGTGGTACCGCTGGTGCTGTGGGCGCACCGGGTGCGCGGGCCGAGGGCGTCCGCCTGGGTGGGGCTGAGCTTCGGCGCCTCCTGGGGCCTGGCCGAGATGATCCACTTCGACTTCCACGAGGTCTGCCTGGCGGTGCCGCTGCTGGCGTTCGCGCTGGCGGCGGCCGGGGAGCGGCGCTGGCGGGCGGCGGCGCTGTGGGGGCTGCCGCTGCTGCTGGTGAAGGAGGACCTGGGGCTGACCCTGGCGATGCTCGGCGGGTACATCGCCTGGCGCGGGCCGCGCCGCCTGGGCTGGTCGCTGGCGGCGGCCGGGGTGCTCGGCAGCGCGCTGGAGGTGCTGGTGATCCTGCCCTCGGTGAACGCCAACGGCAGCTTCGACTACTGGAACGAGATATCCAGCGGCGGCACGGTGGCCGTGCCCGGGCACCACCTGTCGCTGCTGGCGACCGGGCTGCACTTCTTCTGGCCGCCGGTGAAGTACTGGACGGTGCTGATGCTGCTGGCGCCGACCGGGTTCCTGGCGCTGCGCTCGCCGCTGGCGCTGCTGCTGCTGCCGACCCTGGGCTGGCGCTTCGTCTCCGCCAACGCCAGCTACTACGGCACCTCGGAGCACTACAGCGCGGTGCTGATGCCGATCGTGTTCGCCGCCGCGATCGAGGCGATGGACCGGGACGGCGCGCTGCTCGGCGCCCGCGGGCTGCGGCGGCGCTGCGGGCTCGGCCTGGCGGTCACCCTCGGCACGCTGCCGCTGCACCCGCTGGTGGAGCTGGTCGAGCCGGGTACCTGGACCACCCCGGCGCACGTGCGGATCGCGGCCCGGATCATGGCGCTGATACCCGACGGCGCCACCGTCGAGGCCACCAACCGGCTCGCGCCGCAGCTGACCGACCGGGCCACGGTCACCCTGATCTGCCAGCAGACCCCGCCGCCGCCGAAGCCCCCGCAGTGGGTGCTGTTCGACGCCACCGACCCGACCAAGTTCCCCTGCCCGATGCCGCGGATCGCCGCCGAGGTGGCCGCCGACCAGGGCTCCGGCCAGTACCGGCTGGTGACCCGGCAGGACGGGATCACCCTGCTGCGGCTGAACCCCTAG
- the dapE gene encoding succinyl-diaminopimelate desuccinylase, with translation MTPSLAPETVPVLDLSRSGGELTAQLVDIHSVSGDETVLADAVEAALRGLPHLTVDRDGDAVVARTSLGRGERVLLAGHLDTVPIADNLPSRVDGDLLYGCGTSDMKAGVAVQLRIAATVTAPNRDLTFVFYDCEEVEADRNGLGRLARNHPEWLDADFAVLMEPSNAQVEGGCQGTMRATVSTGGHRAHSARSWLGENAIHKAAPVLQRLADYQPRLVEIDGLEYHEGLNAVRIEGGVAGNVIPDACTVTVNFRFAPDRDRKSAEEHVREVFAGFDVLVTDFAPGALPGLAHPAAAAFIAATGGTPHPKFGWTDVARFSELGVPAVNYGPGDPNLAHTREEHCSLAAVAECERRISDWLLRSV, from the coding sequence ATGACGCCAAGCCTCGCTCCCGAGACCGTGCCCGTGCTGGACCTCTCCCGCTCCGGCGGCGAGCTGACCGCCCAGCTGGTCGACATCCACTCCGTCAGCGGCGACGAGACGGTGCTCGCCGACGCCGTCGAGGCGGCCCTGCGGGGCCTGCCGCACCTCACCGTGGACCGGGACGGGGACGCCGTCGTCGCCCGGACCAGCCTCGGCCGCGGCGAGCGGGTGCTGCTCGCCGGGCACCTGGACACCGTGCCGATCGCCGACAACCTGCCTTCCCGGGTGGACGGCGACCTGCTGTACGGCTGCGGCACCTCCGACATGAAGGCCGGGGTCGCCGTCCAACTGCGGATCGCCGCCACGGTCACCGCGCCCAACCGCGACCTGACGTTCGTCTTCTACGACTGCGAGGAGGTCGAGGCGGACCGCAACGGCCTCGGCCGGCTCGCCCGGAACCACCCCGAGTGGCTGGACGCCGACTTCGCGGTGCTGATGGAGCCCAGCAACGCCCAGGTCGAGGGCGGCTGCCAGGGCACCATGCGGGCCACCGTCAGCACCGGCGGCCACCGGGCGCACTCGGCCCGCAGCTGGCTCGGCGAGAACGCCATCCACAAGGCCGCGCCGGTGCTCCAGCGGCTGGCCGACTACCAGCCGCGGCTGGTCGAGATCGACGGCCTGGAGTACCACGAGGGCCTGAACGCGGTCCGGATCGAGGGCGGGGTGGCCGGGAACGTCATCCCCGACGCCTGCACCGTCACCGTCAACTTCCGTTTCGCGCCCGACCGCGACCGCAAGTCCGCCGAGGAGCACGTGCGCGAGGTGTTCGCCGGGTTCGACGTGCTGGTCACCGACTTCGCGCCGGGCGCGCTGCCCGGACTGGCGCACCCGGCCGCCGCCGCGTTCATCGCCGCCACCGGGGGCACCCCGCACCCGAAGTTCGGCTGGACCGACGTCGCCCGCTTCTCCGAGCTCGGCGTACCGGCGGTCAACTACGGCCCCGGCGACCCCAACCTGGCCCACACCCGGGAGGAGCACTGCTCGCTGGCGGCGGTCGCCGAGTGCGAGCGGCGGATCAGCGACTGGCTGCTCCGGTCGGTCTGA
- a CDS encoding TIGR00730 family Rossman fold protein — MRGAQVDTGTTDQRLLDSTQNTDWLHTDPWRVMRIQSEFVEGFGALAELGPAVSVFGSARTALGSPEYAAGVAIGRALVEAGYAVITGGGPGAMESANRGAHEAGGTSVGLGIELPFEQGLNQYVDLGLNFRYFFVRKTMFVKYSQGFVVLPGGFGTLDELFEALTLVQTHKVTRFPVILFGVDYWSGLVRWIEDTLIAQGKASASDLELFQLTDSVDEAMEILAGAARRNGRQAQPAHSPE, encoded by the coding sequence ATGCGCGGCGCACAGGTGGACACCGGCACCACCGACCAGCGGCTGCTGGACTCGACCCAGAACACGGACTGGCTGCACACCGACCCCTGGCGGGTGATGCGCATCCAGTCCGAGTTCGTCGAGGGCTTCGGCGCGCTGGCCGAACTCGGCCCCGCCGTCAGCGTCTTCGGCTCCGCCCGGACCGCCCTCGGCTCGCCCGAGTACGCGGCGGGCGTGGCCATCGGCCGGGCCCTGGTCGAGGCCGGGTACGCGGTGATCACCGGCGGCGGCCCGGGGGCGATGGAGTCCGCCAACCGGGGCGCGCACGAGGCCGGGGGCACCTCGGTCGGTCTCGGCATCGAGCTGCCGTTCGAGCAGGGGCTGAACCAGTACGTGGACCTGGGGCTGAACTTCCGCTACTTCTTCGTCCGCAAGACCATGTTCGTCAAGTACAGCCAGGGTTTCGTGGTGCTGCCAGGCGGCTTCGGCACCCTGGACGAGCTGTTCGAGGCGCTGACCCTGGTGCAGACCCACAAGGTCACCCGCTTCCCGGTGATCCTGTTCGGGGTGGACTACTGGTCCGGCCTGGTGCGCTGGATCGAGGACACGCTGATCGCCCAGGGCAAGGCCTCCGCCAGCGACCTGGAGCTGTTCCAGCTCACCGACTCGGTGGACGAGGCGATGGAGATCCTGGCCGGGGCCGCCCGCCGCAACGGACGCCAGGCGCAGCCCGCGCACAGCCCGGAGTAG